From a single Clostridium isatidis genomic region:
- a CDS encoding aminotransferase class I/II-fold pyridoxal phosphate-dependent enzyme: MIKAPLLETLINYHKENNLILSMPGNKCGKAFLRDEIGRDFLKKLGYLDITEVDPLDNLHQPEGVIKEAQELLAKTYKVNKAFFVVNGSTAGNLAAIFSAFNEGDEVLVERNCHKSIYNALILRKLKVIYIDVVIDNENEIFLPPTEKEIEKALNSSNNPKGIILTSPNYFGIKYNIDDYLINLKKKGLKIIIDSAHGAHFGINKKLPKSLASLGDYVVMSAHKTLPSLTQGSFLLVNDKEENLEFYLRAFMTTSPSYLIMASLDYSRYYLDKYGDEDYNILINLAEKYKVKINKLGKVIVLDKEDLIPKYEIDKTRYLLITKDGYCGHKLFEYLRKNNIQSEMSFSKGVVLIFSPSNSEEDFEKLYLALKNLNLNDIKTNEKKLNYTRIVNTKVLEPYEVFNFKAEHLELNASVGKVAKEEIIPYPPGIPIVCRGEIISEEAINIVRNYIKNNLTVLGIENNKIKVIKDN, from the coding sequence TTAGAAACTCTAATAAACTATCATAAAGAAAATAATTTGATTTTATCTATGCCTGGAAATAAATGTGGTAAGGCTTTTTTAAGAGATGAAATAGGAAGGGACTTTCTCAAAAAACTTGGTTACTTAGATATTACAGAAGTTGATCCTTTAGATAATCTACATCAACCAGAAGGTGTTATTAAAGAGGCTCAGGAATTATTAGCTAAAACTTATAAGGTTAATAAAGCTTTTTTTGTTGTAAATGGAAGTACAGCAGGAAATTTGGCTGCAATTTTTTCAGCTTTTAATGAAGGGGATGAAGTTTTAGTAGAAAGAAATTGCCATAAATCAATATACAATGCTTTAATATTAAGAAAATTAAAGGTAATTTATATTGATGTGGTAATTGATAATGAAAATGAAATTTTCCTTCCACCAACAGAAAAAGAAATTGAAAAAGCATTAAATTCTTCTAATAATCCTAAGGGAATAATATTAACTAGTCCGAATTATTTTGGTATCAAGTATAATATTGATGATTATCTAATAAATCTTAAGAAAAAAGGATTAAAAATAATAATTGATAGTGCCCATGGTGCTCATTTTGGCATAAATAAAAAGCTTCCTAAATCCTTAGCCAGCTTGGGTGATTATGTTGTGATGAGTGCTCATAAAACCTTGCCAAGTTTAACCCAAGGCTCTTTTCTTTTGGTAAATGATAAAGAAGAAAATTTAGAATTTTATTTAAGAGCCTTTATGACTACATCTCCCTCTTATTTAATAATGGCTTCATTAGATTATTCAAGATATTATTTAGATAAGTATGGAGATGAAGATTATAATATACTTATAAATTTAGCTGAAAAATATAAAGTTAAAATAAATAAGTTAGGAAAGGTTATTGTTTTAGATAAAGAGGATTTAATACCAAAATACGAAATAGATAAAACTAGATATTTATTAATTACAAAAGATGGGTATTGTGGACATAAATTGTTTGAATATTTAAGAAAAAATAATATTCAAAGTGAAATGAGCTTTTCAAAAGGAGTAGTATTAATTTTTTCTCCTTCAAATTCTGAAGAAGATTTTGAAAAACTTTACCTTGCTTTAAAGAATTTGAATTTAAATGATATAAAAACTAATGAAAAAAAACTTAATTATACAAGGATTGTAAATACAAAAGTCTTAGAACCTTATGAAGTATTTAATTTTAAAGCTGAACATTTAGAACTAAATGCCTCTGTAGGTAAAGTAGCGAAAGAAGAAATAATACCATATCCTCCAGGCATACCAATAGTATGCAGAGGAGAAATAATTAGTGAAGAAGCTATTAATATAGTTAGGAATTATATTAAAAATAATTTGACAGTGTTAGGTATAGAAAATAATAAAATTAAAGTTATTAAAGATAATTAA
- a CDS encoding [FeFe] hydrogenase, group A, whose amino-acid sequence MASSKQTILQSTFGSIFTVIGQKELEKTIGNNKNLVAVSGRVNNPSIVELKEGMTLRDVINEAGGMINKKPFKCAQLGFPFSTFVSKYKLDAPLDLEVFTKSMYKNIIVLSDDDCIIQFGKYYIEYLLGNMAEGLCPDYEDSRYEIERIWRIFDRISKGKANLRDIYLLRQLGSTLKERIKQDKNITLEIIENFYEEIEEHIEEHKCYAGECPQLTKLRITDKCIGCHACTRVCPVDCISGKIKEKHFIDTDRCTHCGQCTVVCPVSAITEGDNTFKFLRDLSTPGKIVIAQIAPAVRVTIGEAFGYEPGENLEKKLVAALKRLGVDYVFDTSWAADLTIMEEAAELQNRLERYFNGDDSVKLPLLTSCCPSWVKFIEQNYPDMLDVPSTAKSPMQMFATIAKDIWAKEKGYKRDIVTSVAIMPCVAKKYEASRPEFSRGDNYDTDYVITTRELIKILKQSNIDLKELEDEELDNPLSEYSGAGVIFGRTGGVIEAATRTALEKMTGKRIENIEFTSLRGWEGFRSCELNVEDINLKIGVAHGLKEAGKMLDKIRNGEEFYHAIEIMACNGGCIGGGGQPKPKKRKETIIKRGEGLNNIDSNLKIRRSHENESVLKIYEKYLDYPLSAKAHELIHTKYFPKLKKY is encoded by the coding sequence ATGGCAAGTTCAAAACAAACTATATTACAAAGTACTTTTGGTTCAATATTTACAGTAATTGGGCAGAAGGAGTTAGAAAAAACTATTGGTAATAATAAAAATTTAGTAGCTGTTTCTGGTAGAGTTAATAATCCAAGTATAGTTGAACTAAAGGAAGGTATGACTTTAAGAGATGTAATAAATGAAGCAGGAGGAATGATTAATAAGAAGCCTTTTAAATGTGCTCAATTAGGTTTTCCTTTTAGTACCTTTGTAAGCAAATATAAATTAGATGCACCATTAGATTTAGAAGTATTTACTAAAAGTATGTATAAAAATATTATAGTATTATCTGATGATGATTGTATTATTCAGTTTGGTAAATACTATATTGAATACCTTCTAGGTAATATGGCAGAAGGACTATGTCCTGATTATGAGGACTCTAGATATGAAATAGAGAGAATTTGGAGAATATTTGACAGAATAAGTAAAGGAAAAGCTAATTTAAGGGATATATATTTATTAAGACAGCTAGGAAGTACTTTAAAAGAGCGAATAAAACAAGATAAAAATATTACTCTAGAAATAATTGAGAATTTTTATGAAGAAATTGAAGAACATATTGAGGAACATAAGTGTTATGCAGGGGAATGTCCTCAGCTTACAAAACTTAGAATAACAGACAAATGTATAGGCTGTCATGCCTGCACAAGAGTTTGTCCTGTGGATTGTATTTCAGGTAAAATAAAAGAAAAACATTTTATAGATACTGATAGATGCACTCATTGTGGCCAATGTACGGTAGTTTGCCCTGTTTCTGCTATTACAGAAGGTGATAATACATTTAAATTTTTAAGAGATTTATCGACACCTGGAAAAATAGTAATTGCACAAATAGCACCAGCAGTAAGGGTAACTATTGGAGAAGCTTTTGGCTACGAACCAGGAGAAAATTTAGAAAAGAAATTAGTAGCAGCTCTTAAAAGGCTAGGAGTTGATTATGTTTTTGACACTTCTTGGGCTGCAGATTTAACAATTATGGAGGAAGCTGCAGAACTTCAAAATAGACTTGAAAGATATTTCAATGGAGATGATTCTGTAAAGCTTCCGTTACTAACTTCTTGCTGTCCATCTTGGGTAAAGTTCATTGAACAAAATTATCCTGATATGTTAGATGTTCCATCTACAGCTAAATCTCCTATGCAAATGTTTGCCACTATTGCAAAAGATATTTGGGCAAAGGAGAAAGGCTATAAAAGAGATATAGTTACTTCTGTAGCAATAATGCCTTGTGTTGCAAAGAAATATGAAGCCTCTAGACCAGAGTTTTCTAGAGGAGATAACTATGATACAGATTATGTTATAACTACAAGGGAACTAATAAAAATATTAAAGCAATCCAACATTGATTTAAAAGAATTAGAAGATGAGGAATTGGATAACCCATTATCAGAATATAGTGGTGCTGGTGTAATCTTTGGAAGGACTGGTGGAGTTATTGAAGCAGCAACAAGAACAGCCCTTGAAAAAATGACAGGTAAAAGAATAGAAAATATAGAGTTTACTTCCTTAAGAGGATGGGAAGGCTTTAGAAGCTGTGAGTTAAATGTAGAAGATATCAATTTAAAAATAGGTGTAGCCCATGGTTTAAAAGAAGCAGGAAAGATGCTTGATAAGATAAGAAATGGTGAAGAATTCTATCATGCCATAGAAATTATGGCTTGTAATGGTGGTTGTATAGGTGGTGGTGGACAGCCAAAACCTAAAAAGAGAAAAGAAACCATTATTAAAAGAGGAGAAGGATTAAATAATATTGATAGTAATCTAAAAATAAGAAGATCTCATGAAAATGAATCGGTTTTAAAAATTTATGAAAAATATCTAGATTATCCATTAAGTGCAAAAGCACATGAATTAATTCATACAAAATATTTTCCAAAATTAAAGAAATATTAA
- a CDS encoding pyridoxamine kinase produces MNAVKKVAVINDLSGIGRCSLTAAIPILSALGVQCCPFPTAVLSCQTGYNDFTFLDITEEMYKYKKAWDKLKVKFDCIYSGFLGSEDQINIVYEFAKEHKEALIVIDPVMGDDGCIYDTFTENMGNRMKELIKVADIVTPNLTEACLLTGRKYNKYNTSDEELLYMAKEIAKLGPKIIIITGIVRNDKMYNFVYDIESDKYFLTGKEFINKSFSGTGDTFASILIGLLLNNHNLKYSIEKAAEFLYKAIKHTHDLNTDPREGILFEILLKELILINEK; encoded by the coding sequence ATGAATGCAGTTAAAAAAGTAGCAGTAATAAATGATTTGTCTGGAATAGGAAGATGTTCTTTAACAGCAGCAATTCCAATATTATCAGCATTAGGGGTGCAGTGTTGCCCTTTTCCTACGGCAGTATTATCCTGCCAAACAGGATATAATGATTTTACATTTTTAGATATAACAGAAGAAATGTATAAATATAAAAAGGCTTGGGATAAATTAAAGGTAAAATTCGACTGTATATATAGCGGTTTTTTAGGTTCAGAAGATCAAATAAATATAGTCTATGAATTTGCAAAAGAACATAAGGAAGCTTTAATAGTAATTGATCCAGTAATGGGGGATGATGGTTGTATTTATGATACTTTTACCGAAAATATGGGGAATAGAATGAAAGAGTTAATAAAAGTTGCTGATATTGTTACTCCAAACTTAACAGAAGCTTGTTTATTAACTGGCCGTAAATATAATAAATACAATACTTCTGATGAAGAACTTTTATATATGGCGAAGGAAATAGCTAAATTAGGTCCTAAGATTATTATTATTACAGGCATAGTTAGAAATGATAAAATGTATAATTTTGTATATGATATAGAAAGTGATAAGTATTTCTTAACAGGAAAGGAATTTATAAATAAATCCTTCAGTGGTACAGGAGATACCTTTGCATCAATTTTAATAGGTTTACTCTTAAATAATCATAATTTGAAGTATTCAATTGAAAAAGCAGCAGAATTTTTATATAAAGCAATAAAACATACCCACGATCTTAATACTGATCCTAGAGAAGGAATATTATTTGAAATACTTTTAAAGGAGTTGATATTAATAAATGAAAAATAA
- a CDS encoding TIGR04002 family protein, with protein MKNNIKNKTRYLVLTAVFAAFICISIVFLPRIPTGFNGGYIHLGDIIIYLSAVFLPLPYGMAAAAIGAGLSDIMAGAAVWAVPTVIIKASMVTFFTSKEAIILSKRNKKAVIIAGITGWLGYYIAGSIIAGNFVAPLATLPIEALQPISSGLIFLLIAHYLDKIKIKERVLNEYK; from the coding sequence ATGAAAAATAATATAAAAAATAAAACAAGATATTTAGTTTTAACCGCAGTATTTGCTGCCTTTATTTGTATATCGATAGTGTTTTTGCCAAGAATACCGACAGGATTTAATGGAGGATATATTCATTTAGGAGATATAATAATTTATTTATCTGCTGTCTTTTTACCTCTTCCATATGGAATGGCAGCAGCAGCTATTGGAGCAGGTTTATCAGATATCATGGCAGGGGCTGCAGTTTGGGCAGTTCCGACTGTAATAATAAAAGCAAGCATGGTTACCTTTTTTACATCCAAAGAAGCTATAATATTAAGTAAAAGAAATAAAAAAGCAGTTATTATTGCTGGAATTACTGGTTGGTTAGGCTATTATATTGCTGGTTCAATTATAGCAGGAAACTTTGTTGCTCCCTTAGCAACCCTTCCTATTGAAGCCCTTCAACCGATTAGCAGCGGATTAATTTTTCTACTTATAGCTCATTACTTGGATAAAATAAAAATAAAAGAGAGAGTTTTGAATGAGTATAAATAA
- the lexA gene encoding transcriptional repressor LexA, translating to MELSKVQKRFVNYRISGYQLLKGKEGTGKSTSLVYKALNLENNYCLYNEDKILFVNSDYNKNNISKLLYNNEKNKEHFYSLFSLNKERTDILSIKDIISTYSEAYKREKGLSLKFISNEEENDIFNSLKEKIENLLNGYKFYKKTTMSYIYNEVLWIKSSNFSKEEYLNVDRKGRAISIKRNSKLREAIYKIKEIYNDKLLDQKLMDKFDAVLFALSYVKSKNGMYSHIILDDIEQYTKAEIDLIRALYNEKNYSSFIFSLNSELEGKENSWIVKGKSLSSLGIDTKGRTFNYKLNLGGNKKKIIDTIEKYQYINLKNNSIIDFKIDSASNEKEIFLEDNITYNEEEIKDIPMYSNIAAGSPIEMTENIEGDFHLPESWLERGKEIFILKVKGDSMVEKNILNGDFVVIKRQSYANHNDIVAASLDHEATLKTLKLNGEYPILMPANNAYPSIPIVGRDLTILGVAIGIIKNKQ from the coding sequence ATGGAACTATCAAAAGTTCAAAAAAGATTTGTTAATTATAGGATTTCTGGATATCAACTTTTAAAAGGTAAAGAAGGCACAGGAAAAAGCACCTCTTTAGTATATAAAGCATTAAATTTAGAAAATAATTATTGTTTGTATAATGAAGATAAAATATTATTTGTTAATTCAGATTATAATAAAAACAATATTAGTAAATTATTATATAATAACGAAAAAAATAAGGAGCATTTTTACTCCTTATTTTCCTTAAATAAAGAGAGAACGGATATTTTATCAATAAAAGACATAATTTCCACATATTCCGAGGCTTATAAAAGAGAAAAAGGACTGTCATTGAAATTTATTAGTAATGAAGAAGAAAATGATATATTTAATAGTTTGAAAGAAAAAATCGAAAATTTATTAAATGGCTACAAGTTTTACAAGAAAACTACTATGTCCTATATATATAATGAAGTGTTATGGATAAAATCATCTAACTTTTCTAAAGAAGAATATTTAAATGTAGATAGAAAAGGAAGAGCAATAAGTATTAAAAGAAATTCAAAATTAAGAGAAGCCATATATAAAATTAAAGAAATATATAATGATAAGCTTTTAGATCAAAAATTGATGGACAAGTTTGACGCTGTATTATTTGCGCTTTCATATGTTAAGAGCAAAAATGGTATGTATAGTCATATTATATTAGATGATATTGAGCAATATACTAAGGCAGAAATAGATTTAATAAGGGCTTTATATAATGAGAAGAATTATTCATCTTTTATATTTTCTTTAAACAGCGAATTAGAAGGGAAAGAAAATTCATGGATTGTTAAAGGAAAAAGTCTATCTTCTTTAGGAATAGACACAAAAGGAAGGACCTTTAATTATAAATTAAATTTAGGGGGAAATAAGAAAAAAATAATTGATACTATAGAAAAATATCAGTATATTAATTTAAAAAATAACAGCATTATAGATTTTAAAATAGATTCTGCATCAAATGAAAAAGAGATATTTTTAGAAGATAATATTACATATAACGAAGAAGAAATAAAGGATATACCTATGTATTCAAATATTGCAGCAGGTAGTCCTATTGAAATGACTGAAAATATAGAAGGTGATTTTCATCTACCAGAAAGCTGGCTTGAAAGAGGAAAGGAAATTTTTATTTTAAAAGTAAAAGGAGATTCCATGGTAGAAAAAAATATTCTAAATGGTGATTTTGTAGTTATAAAAAGACAGAGTTATGCAAATCATAATGATATAGTAGCAGCGAGTTTAGATCATGAAGCTACTTTAAAAACATTAAAATTAAATGGAGAATATCCTATATTAATGCCAGCTAATAATGCTTATCCTTCCATTCCTATAGTAGGTAGAGATCTTACTATTTTAGGTGTTGCTATTGGAATAATAAAAAATAAGCAATAA
- a CDS encoding DNA-3-methyladenine glycosylase, with product MIIEQEFYRKSTLEVARNLLGQYLIREINGIKIKSIIVETEAYIGSLDKACHGYNYKKTERTKPLFEDGGISYVYFIYGLYNCFNIVTSIKGEPEAVLIRAVEPLDNLDYISHLRYKRKYNELTKNQIKNLTNGPSKLCLALDITRKDNYKPLYIGKEIYLEYNKERNFEIVETKRVGIDYAEEAKDFLWRYYIKDNPFVSKK from the coding sequence ATGATTATTGAGCAAGAATTCTATAGAAAGAGTACTTTAGAAGTAGCAAGAAATCTTTTGGGACAATATTTGATAAGAGAAATTAATGGAATAAAGATAAAATCAATAATAGTAGAAACCGAAGCGTATATTGGCTCTTTAGATAAGGCTTGTCATGGTTATAATTACAAAAAAACGGAAAGAACCAAACCTTTATTTGAAGATGGAGGAATATCTTATGTATATTTTATCTATGGATTATATAACTGCTTTAATATTGTAACCTCAATTAAAGGAGAGCCAGAAGCTGTATTAATAAGGGCAGTTGAACCTTTAGATAATTTAGATTATATTTCACATTTAAGATATAAGAGAAAATACAATGAATTAACTAAAAATCAAATTAAGAATTTAACAAATGGACCTTCTAAGCTATGCCTTGCATTAGATATTACAAGAAAAGATAACTATAAACCATTATATATAGGAAAAGAAATATATTTAGAATACAATAAAGAAAGAAACTTTGAAATAGTTGAAACTAAAAGGGTAGGAATAGATTATGCTGAAGAAGCGAAAGACTTTCTGTGGAGATATTATATAAAAGATAATCCATTTGTTTCAAAAAAATAA
- a CDS encoding stage V sporulation protein D, whose amino-acid sequence MKKRNIGRKSNVNIKNNKSSNIKRQRALISSLIISSLLLFLIVRLIYVMIYKGEEYKEMAKGQWKSQVNVEARRGDIKDRNGTILATSIDVYRVDLDLDAIDIHLEDEEVTIEELAGQLSEASGVPYDEVMKKLNPEDKENRTSTLITGIEKDVADKIRELGIYGVVISISPKRYYPNNNFLAHVLGSVNSDNVGLNGVELEYDSELTGTDGYKIAEVDGSFSELPYQTIQYSSPIDGKDINLTIDENIQLIAEKVAEKGLEEHKATGVGIIVTNPNNGEILAMVNKPDFNPNTPYEDYENFKGETESEKLENMFRNNAISDSFEPGSTFKNITIAAALEEGLVTENDTFYCGGYLQFGSTKIKCWNLTGHGTQTLAEILQNSCNVGFMELGAKLGNAKMKEYIDKFGFGMATGIDLPGETEGIVKSVSDMSEMDLATIAFGQTNTASNIQIIQAFNAIANGGKLIQPHIVREITHDEINGTKVIDEEFKPAIKENVISEETANTVRLFLERTINQGPTLGAFMGEERRVGGKTGTAQKPDLINGGYSPDKYIASIVALYPVEKPEMTIFIKVEDPSTGIYYGGQVATPLAKELLSELFVYMDSQVYKERYTEKDKVVVPEVRGKSIKEAEAILKENNLKIEIESNNSKVVNMAPYPGALVEAGSLVSVNVEDITKDISKIIMPNLVGKTLEEATQILNKIGIKEYKINGEGIVSSQSVIAGKLIDKKTTVKLDLKS is encoded by the coding sequence ATGAAAAAAAGAAATATCGGAAGAAAAAGTAATGTAAATATTAAAAATAATAAAAGCAGCAATATTAAAAGACAAAGAGCCTTAATTAGCAGTTTGATAATATCTTCTTTATTACTATTCCTTATAGTAAGATTAATCTATGTTATGATTTATAAAGGTGAGGAATATAAGGAAATGGCTAAAGGGCAATGGAAATCTCAAGTAAACGTTGAGGCGAGAAGAGGAGATATTAAAGATAGAAATGGAACTATATTAGCAACTTCAATAGATGTATATAGAGTGGATTTAGATTTAGATGCTATAGATATTCATTTAGAAGATGAGGAGGTAACAATTGAAGAGTTAGCAGGGCAGTTATCAGAAGCGTCAGGAGTTCCTTATGATGAGGTGATGAAAAAGCTTAATCCAGAGGATAAAGAGAATAGAACTAGTACCCTAATTACTGGAATAGAAAAAGATGTAGCGGATAAAATTAGAGAGTTAGGAATTTATGGAGTTGTTATTTCAATTAGTCCTAAAAGATACTATCCTAACAACAATTTCCTTGCTCATGTCTTAGGAAGTGTTAATTCAGATAATGTTGGATTAAATGGCGTTGAGCTGGAATATGACAGTGAGTTAACCGGTACAGATGGTTATAAAATAGCTGAAGTTGATGGTAGTTTTAGTGAGCTTCCCTATCAAACAATACAATATTCTAGTCCTATTGATGGAAAAGATATTAATCTAACAATTGATGAGAATATACAGCTTATTGCTGAAAAAGTTGCAGAAAAGGGACTTGAAGAACATAAAGCTACAGGAGTTGGGATAATTGTGACCAATCCTAACAATGGTGAAATATTGGCAATGGTAAATAAACCAGACTTTAATCCTAATACACCTTATGAGGATTATGAAAATTTTAAGGGAGAAACAGAATCTGAAAAATTGGAAAATATGTTTAGAAATAATGCTATAAGCGATTCTTTTGAACCTGGATCAACTTTTAAGAACATTACTATTGCAGCAGCCCTTGAGGAAGGTCTTGTAACTGAAAATGATACTTTTTACTGTGGAGGATATTTACAATTTGGATCAACTAAAATAAAATGTTGGAATTTAACTGGCCATGGGACACAAACTTTAGCGGAAATTCTGCAAAATTCTTGTAATGTTGGTTTTATGGAGTTAGGTGCGAAGTTAGGTAATGCCAAAATGAAGGAATATATAGATAAGTTTGGATTTGGAATGGCAACAGGAATAGATCTTCCTGGAGAAACTGAAGGAATTGTTAAATCAGTAAGTGATATGAGTGAAATGGATTTGGCAACAATTGCTTTTGGACAAACAAATACAGCTAGCAATATTCAAATTATTCAAGCTTTTAATGCTATTGCAAATGGAGGGAAATTGATTCAGCCTCATATTGTTAGAGAAATTACTCATGATGAAATAAATGGCACTAAGGTAATAGATGAAGAATTTAAACCAGCTATAAAAGAAAATGTTATATCAGAAGAAACAGCAAATACAGTAAGATTATTTTTAGAAAGAACTATAAATCAAGGGCCAACACTTGGTGCTTTTATGGGTGAAGAGAGAAGGGTTGGAGGTAAAACGGGAACAGCTCAAAAACCAGATCTTATAAATGGAGGATATTCTCCAGATAAATATATTGCTTCAATAGTAGCTTTATATCCGGTGGAAAAACCAGAAATGACAATATTTATTAAAGTAGAAGATCCAAGCACAGGTATTTATTATGGTGGACAAGTTGCGACACCACTAGCAAAGGAACTTTTATCTGAATTATTTGTTTATATGGATTCACAAGTTTATAAAGAAAGATATACAGAAAAAGATAAGGTGGTTGTACCTGAAGTTAGAGGAAAGTCTATTAAAGAAGCAGAAGCAATTTTAAAAGAAAATAATTTAAAAATAGAAATAGAGAGTAATAATTCAAAGGTAGTAAATATGGCGCCATATCCAGGAGCATTAGTAGAAGCTGGATCATTAGTAAGTGTAAATGTAGAAGATATAACAAAAGATATAAGTAAAATAATTATGCCAAATTTAGTGGGCAAAACTTTAGAGGAAGCAACTCAAATATTAAATAAAATAGGTATTAAAGAGTATAAGATAAATGGAGAAGGAATAGTTTCCAGTCAAAGTGTAATTGCTGGTAAATTAATTGACAAGAAAACCACTGTTAAATTAGATTTGAAAAGTTAG
- the spoVE gene encoding stage V sporulation protein E, producing MDKKRKINSKKKKNNMKNIDYGLLCVIFLLLFVGIIMVYSSSSYYALYEKNSPEYFFFKEILWTGVGICAMLFTMAIDYHYYKKITGQMFIITLIFLVLVLFIGAEVNGARRWIRLGPLSFQPSELAKYVLVIYLAKQLDRKNSNINKFFKGVVLYLGISAVFAGLVLLEKNLSITAIIMIVAVIMVFVGGAKVSHLLPIFPAGLLAGVALIFVAPYRLKRLTSFMNPWADPSGDSYQLIQSIYALGSGGLFGVGLGNSRQKALFMPEPHNDFIFAILGEEFGFIGCILVILLFMYLIYKGVYVAVKAKDNYGFLLATGIVSIISIQAVINIAVVSGSMPVTGVPLPLISYGGTSLVINLLALGILLNISRQSKNAK from the coding sequence ATGGATAAAAAAAGAAAGATAAATTCGAAAAAAAAGAAAAATAATATGAAAAACATAGATTATGGATTACTTTGCGTTATTTTTCTACTATTATTTGTAGGAATAATAATGGTTTACTCTTCAAGCTCTTACTATGCTCTTTATGAAAAAAATAGTCCAGAATATTTCTTTTTTAAAGAAATTCTTTGGACTGGTGTAGGAATCTGTGCCATGTTATTTACAATGGCTATTGATTATCATTATTATAAAAAAATTACTGGACAAATGTTTATTATTACACTTATTTTTCTAGTTTTAGTATTGTTTATTGGTGCAGAAGTTAACGGAGCAAGAAGATGGATTAGGCTTGGACCTTTATCCTTCCAGCCATCAGAATTAGCAAAATATGTACTTGTGATTTACTTAGCGAAACAGTTAGATAGAAAAAATAGTAATATTAATAAATTCTTTAAAGGTGTAGTCTTATATTTGGGTATTTCTGCCGTTTTTGCTGGTTTAGTATTGTTAGAAAAAAATTTAAGTATTACGGCTATAATAATGATAGTAGCGGTTATAATGGTATTTGTTGGTGGAGCAAAAGTTTCTCATCTTCTTCCTATATTTCCGGCAGGTCTTTTAGCCGGTGTAGCATTAATTTTTGTTGCACCATATAGATTAAAAAGATTGACATCCTTTATGAATCCTTGGGCAGATCCTTCAGGGGATAGTTATCAATTAATTCAATCTATATATGCCTTAGGATCGGGAGGATTATTTGGAGTTGGTTTAGGCAACTCAAGACAAAAAGCATTGTTTATGCCAGAACCCCATAATGATTTTATCTTTGCCATCCTTGGTGAGGAATTTGGTTTTATAGGTTGTATTTTAGTAATTTTATTGTTTATGTATTTGATTTATAAAGGAGTATATGTAGCGGTTAAGGCTAAAGATAATTATGGATTTTTATTAGCAACAGGAATAGTTTCTATAATATCAATACAAGCTGTAATAAATATAGCTGTTGTATCTGGTTCAATGCCTGTTACAGGTGTTCCGCTGCCTCTTATTAGTTATGGAGGAACTTCCCTAGTAATTAATTTATTGGCTTTGGGAATATTGCTGAATATTTCAAGGCAAAGTAAAAATGCAAAATAA